A single genomic interval of Natranaerovirga pectinivora harbors:
- a CDS encoding metallophosphoesterase, protein MAFTYVISDIHGFIDEFEDALKKVDLSGDNQLILLGDYIDLGPDSYKVLYRIMNLQKEYPKNIIVLKGNHEGMFIEFVKNGRNDWLSEDKNLKTSKTFLTKEQLDEVKKMMFKRDKIGISRKVKESIKYNHPTLLKWLNQLPCYYETKDRIFVHAGVDEEAGELWKIGTSDETFLWKFPATTGKFYKDIIAGHISTATIAGNKDFHDIFFDNASHFYIDGDIEVSHRIPILKIDNVTGKYYSILENGEEKCLK, encoded by the coding sequence ATGGCATTTACTTATGTAATAAGTGATATTCACGGCTTTATAGATGAATTTGAAGACGCATTAAAAAAAGTAGACCTTTCAGGAGATAATCAATTAATTTTGCTTGGCGATTATATAGATCTAGGACCAGATAGTTATAAAGTGCTATATAGAATTATGAATTTACAAAAGGAATATCCTAAAAATATAATTGTTTTGAAAGGTAATCATGAAGGTATGTTTATAGAGTTTGTGAAAAATGGCAGAAATGATTGGTTGTCAGAAGATAAAAACCTTAAAACTTCAAAAACGTTTTTAACTAAAGAGCAATTAGATGAAGTTAAAAAAATGATGTTTAAGCGTGATAAGATTGGAATAAGTAGGAAAGTCAAAGAATCAATTAAATATAACCACCCCACTCTCTTAAAATGGTTGAATCAATTGCCTTGTTATTATGAAACAAAAGATAGAATTTTTGTACATGCTGGAGTGGATGAAGAAGCAGGAGAGTTATGGAAGATTGGTACGTCAGATGAAACTTTTTTATGGAAATTTCCTGCTACAACCGGAAAGTTCTATAAAGATATTATTGCAGGTCACATTTCAACAGCTACTATTGCAGGAAATAAAGACTTTCATGATATCTTCTTTGATAATGCTAGTCACTTTTACATTGATGGAGATATTGAGGTAAGTCATAGAATACCAATTCTAAAGATTGATAACGTTACAGGGAAATATTATAGTATATTAGAGAATGGTGAAGAGAAATGTTTAAAGTGA
- a CDS encoding recombinase gives MYEAFINTFNIMLEIKDYFRKKWEEHLDSDDLLKKYKAKQFIKVIEKANRLENFDLALFEKMVEKIVVFENKTIEFSMFDGIEVECKI, from the coding sequence TTGTATGAAGCGTTTATAAATACATTTAATATAATGTTAGAGATTAAAGATTATTTTAGAAAGAAGTGGGAAGAACATTTGGATAGTGATGATTTGCTAAAGAAGTATAAGGCTAAGCAGTTTATAAAGGTTATTGAAAAAGCAAATCGGCTAGAGAATTTCGATTTAGCATTATTTGAAAAGATGGTTGAGAAGATTGTTGTTTTTGAAAATAAAACTATTGAGTTTAGTATGTTTGATGGTATAGAAGTTGAATGTAAAATTTAA
- a CDS encoding metallophosphoesterase family protein: MILITGDIHGSIDVGKLTTKRFSLQKELTKKDYLIICGDFGGVWFGEQKDRFWLDWHNNKNYTTLFIDGNHENHNLLNEYPIEQWKGGKVHKIRPSVYHLMRGQIFTIEGKKFFAFGGALSTDKKDRRENISWWASEEASIEEIKEAKENLQREDNIIDYVITHTVSKGFRENYLNGLRDEVCEESVTEEFLQYIENNVNYKYWYSGHFHIDKNFQDEKHYVLYNDIISI, from the coding sequence GTGATATTGATTACGGGAGATATACACGGGAGTATTGATGTAGGAAAATTAACTACTAAAAGGTTTTCATTACAAAAGGAACTTACGAAGAAAGATTATCTAATAATATGTGGTGACTTTGGGGGAGTGTGGTTTGGTGAACAAAAGGATCGTTTTTGGTTAGATTGGCATAATAATAAAAACTATACAACTTTATTTATAGATGGAAACCATGAGAATCATAATTTGTTAAATGAATACCCAATTGAGCAATGGAAAGGTGGAAAAGTTCATAAAATTAGACCTTCGGTTTATCATTTAATGCGTGGACAAATATTTACAATTGAAGGCAAAAAGTTTTTTGCTTTTGGTGGTGCATTATCAACGGACAAAAAAGATAGAAGAGAAAATATATCATGGTGGGCAAGTGAAGAAGCTTCAATAGAAGAAATAAAAGAAGCAAAAGAAAACCTGCAGAGAGAGGATAACATTATTGATTACGTTATTACTCATACGGTAAGCAAGGGGTTTAGAGAGAACTATCTAAATGGATTAAGAGATGAGGTTTGCGAGGAAAGTGTTACAGAAGAATTTCTACAATACATAGAAAATAATGTGAATTATAAGTATTGGTATTCAGGACATTTTCATATAGATAAAAATTTTCAAGATGAAAAACATTATGTTTTATATAACGATATCATTTCTATTTAA
- a CDS encoding 5-methylcytosine restriction system specificity protein McrC → MLSIKLKENTRYVIHRDENEDTFNISEDKHIGYSQKISKENINFIRNLSLYNIESLKKDYNLVWIDNDKAIEVDKNKKSEKLVEFESDSIFWVRNFIGVMKLRDENQNTLLIEIGTRFDKENKYNFLQAMLESYFSGGIQKSPSVPKEDNNILDILLMHIYATYLKSAYRKGLLKTYQTKRYNEYNLKGNIDFSRHMKVNTPFMGKVAYNKREYSYDNPIMWLVLKAHNYINAQNSQIWKSIYERDVTIKDAIRVINENTPSYSSTMNLINNPEVNKKVNHPYYKEYEELRKISLDIIKRNGLSVYGNETDQVSGILVYVPDLWEKFLYNEVFSKTKINTKEQKKIYVLKKENGMQILPNYIDFFVECNDKKYIFDAKYSTRWNKGNYDSEAIRQIINYVHLKDASAAGIICPNNDNESIEESKWKLNSDIRKTPLKVLKLDVPESTDDKLYNNFKKELIDSCNALEQKIKEFLSS, encoded by the coding sequence ATGCTAAGTATAAAGTTGAAAGAAAATACAAGATATGTTATTCATAGAGATGAAAATGAGGATACGTTTAATATTTCAGAGGATAAGCACATAGGGTATTCTCAAAAAATATCTAAAGAGAATATAAATTTTATAAGAAATTTATCATTATATAATATCGAATCATTAAAAAAAGATTACAATTTGGTTTGGATAGATAATGATAAAGCTATTGAGGTAGATAAAAATAAAAAAAGCGAAAAACTTGTTGAATTTGAAAGTGATAGTATTTTCTGGGTTAGAAATTTTATAGGCGTAATGAAATTAAGAGATGAAAATCAAAATACATTACTGATTGAAATTGGTACAAGATTTGATAAAGAGAATAAATACAATTTTTTACAAGCCATGTTAGAAAGTTATTTTTCAGGTGGAATACAAAAATCTCCATCAGTTCCAAAGGAAGATAATAATATTTTAGATATATTATTAATGCACATTTATGCTACATATTTAAAATCAGCATATAGAAAAGGTCTTTTAAAAACATATCAAACAAAAAGATATAATGAGTATAATTTAAAAGGAAATATTGATTTTTCAAGACATATGAAAGTGAATACACCATTTATGGGAAAAGTTGCTTATAATAAAAGAGAGTATAGTTATGACAACCCTATTATGTGGTTAGTATTAAAAGCTCATAATTACATAAATGCACAGAATTCTCAAATTTGGAAATCTATATATGAAAGAGATGTAACAATAAAAGATGCAATTAGAGTAATCAATGAAAATACCCCATCATACTCTTCAACCATGAATTTGATTAATAATCCTGAGGTGAATAAGAAGGTTAATCACCCTTATTATAAAGAATATGAAGAATTAAGAAAGATATCATTAGATATTATTAAAAGAAATGGGCTATCAGTTTATGGGAATGAGACAGATCAAGTTAGTGGTATCTTAGTGTATGTTCCTGATTTGTGGGAAAAGTTCTTGTATAATGAAGTGTTTTCTAAAACTAAAATTAATACAAAAGAGCAAAAAAAGATTTATGTTTTAAAGAAAGAAAATGGTATGCAAATATTACCAAACTATATAGATTTTTTTGTTGAATGTAATGACAAAAAGTATATTTTTGATGCAAAATATAGTACTAGATGGAATAAAGGTAATTATGATTCAGAAGCAATTAGACAAATTATTAATTATGTGCATTTAAAAGACGCAAGTGCAGCAGGAATAATTTGTCCTAACAACGATAATGAAAGTATAGAAGAATCTAAATGGAAATTAAATAGCGATATTAGAAAGACTCCATTGAAGGTTCTAAAGTTAGATGTTCCAGAAAGTACAGATGATAAATTATATAATAATTTTAAAAAAGAGTTGATCGATTCATGCAATGCATTAGAACAAAAAATTAAAGAGTTTTTAAGTAGTTAA
- a CDS encoding McrB family protein codes for MADKVYFTYKGKEESSDSKRALCFKVVSLYINDKEKKDEVNNYEQLKEMFEEIWNIEGLKDKKNGEFSTIEEIHSSERFKNDKDYESKCYGNDKNKLVFNGIEFKIYTQVGSKNSNDDITKLFINNKKINKIGFDNFTFEDKKNNKLEKKPNCSYMMNYLIEIIELDKQLILNGAPGTGKTYTAKEVAIELIGENDPEKQIKLVQFHPSYDYTDFVEGYKPVQEEQSSDQLKFKLIDGVFKEFCNNAKDDQNNKYVFIIDEINRAEISKVFGELMFALEPDYREKFDKEREKEQFIGVNLQYSKDTFKIPENVYIIATMNDIDRSVEVFDFAMRRRFAWYEIKANDVMETVLKSMLSKSCDNSKLNDLVERAKKLNNCITEYGKDFGLNEHFHIGPSYFGKFNKCGNNYQKLWDYYIKQILTEYVKGYPGKSEEFVEKCKNILIKEDK; via the coding sequence ATGGCTGATAAAGTGTATTTTACTTATAAAGGTAAAGAAGAAAGTTCTGATAGTAAAAGAGCATTATGTTTTAAAGTTGTATCTCTATATATAAACGATAAAGAAAAAAAAGATGAAGTTAATAATTATGAACAATTAAAAGAGATGTTCGAGGAAATATGGAACATAGAAGGCTTGAAAGATAAAAAAAATGGTGAATTTTCTACAATAGAGGAAATACATTCAAGTGAAAGATTTAAAAATGATAAAGATTATGAAAGTAAATGCTATGGTAATGATAAGAATAAGCTCGTTTTTAATGGTATAGAGTTTAAGATATACACACAGGTTGGATCTAAAAATTCAAATGATGATATAACAAAATTATTTATTAATAATAAAAAAATAAATAAAATAGGGTTTGATAATTTTACATTTGAGGACAAAAAAAATAATAAATTAGAAAAAAAACCTAATTGTAGTTATATGATGAATTATTTAATTGAAATAATAGAGTTAGATAAACAATTAATACTAAATGGAGCACCAGGAACAGGCAAAACTTACACTGCTAAAGAAGTTGCAATTGAATTAATTGGAGAAAATGATCCTGAAAAACAAATCAAGTTAGTTCAATTTCATCCATCTTATGATTACACAGATTTTGTTGAAGGGTATAAGCCAGTACAGGAAGAACAATCAAGTGATCAATTGAAATTTAAATTAATTGATGGAGTTTTTAAAGAGTTCTGTAACAATGCAAAAGATGATCAAAATAATAAGTACGTTTTCATTATAGATGAAATCAATAGAGCGGAAATATCAAAAGTTTTTGGGGAATTAATGTTTGCTTTGGAGCCAGATTACAGAGAAAAATTCGATAAGGAAAGAGAAAAAGAACAATTTATAGGTGTTAATCTTCAATATTCCAAAGATACTTTTAAAATACCAGAGAATGTTTACATAATAGCAACAATGAATGATATTGATAGAAGTGTAGAGGTTTTTGATTTTGCTATGAGAAGAAGGTTTGCTTGGTATGAGATAAAGGCAAATGATGTAATGGAAACGGTTTTAAAAAGTATGTTAAGTAAGAGTTGTGACAATAGTAAATTAAACGATTTAGTAGAAAGAGCAAAAAAACTTAATAATTGCATTACTGAATACGGGAAAGATTTCGGTCTTAATGAACATTTTCATATTGGTCCTTCTTATTTTGGGAAATTTAATAAGTGTGGCAATAATTATCAAAAACTATGGGATTATTATATTAAACAAATATTAACAGAATATGTAAAAGGTTATCCAGGAAAGTCTGAGGAATTTGTTGAAAAATGCAAGAATATCTTAATTAAGGAAGATAAATAA
- a CDS encoding recombinase family protein, with the protein MAAYCRVSTDQLEQLSSYEAQVAYYTNYIDNHPDYELAGIYADEGISGTNTKKREQFNRMIGDCKAGKIDMIITKSISRFARNTLDTLNYVRTLKELGIGVLFEKENINTLDSKGEVLLTILSSLAQDESRSISENSTWGIRRKFEQGKVIVNHKKFLGYDKDEDGNLVINEKQAKIVKRIYKDFLNGKGANRIAKELEEERIQNWNGTTKWYVSSIRKMLTNEKYKGDAILQKTYTVDFLTKKRVENKGEVPMYYVEESHPAIIDKEMWEAVQLEMERRKNYVERYGLTKIDYSCKENPFSGKVICGCCGSIFGRKVWNSTDERLRRYIWRCNRKYEIKGKKICENKHIDDKVLYEVFINTFNMMLENKDYFIKKWEEHLDSDDLLKKYKAKQFIKVIEKVESIEKFNTDLFNIFIEKMVVFDGGKIMLSLIDGMEIECDIKIR; encoded by the coding sequence ATGGCAGCTTATTGCAGGGTATCAACAGACCAACTAGAACAATTATCAAGTTATGAGGCGCAGGTAGCATACTACACTAACTATATAGACAATCACCCTGATTATGAACTGGCTGGTATTTATGCAGATGAAGGGATATCAGGCACTAATACAAAAAAGAGAGAACAGTTTAATAGGATGATAGGGGATTGTAAGGCTGGAAAAATAGATATGATCATTACAAAGTCTATATCAAGATTTGCAAGGAATACCTTAGATACACTAAATTATGTAAGAACACTTAAGGAACTGGGCATTGGGGTATTATTTGAAAAGGAAAACATCAATACACTAGATTCAAAAGGTGAGGTACTACTAACCATCTTAAGTTCACTAGCCCAAGATGAGTCAAGAAGTATTAGTGAAAACTCCACTTGGGGCATAAGGAGAAAGTTTGAACAAGGTAAAGTTATTGTAAACCATAAAAAATTCTTAGGGTATGATAAAGATGAAGATGGAAACCTTGTTATTAATGAAAAACAAGCTAAAATAGTTAAACGAATTTATAAAGATTTCCTAAATGGAAAAGGTGCCAATAGAATAGCCAAAGAATTGGAAGAGGAAAGAATACAAAACTGGAATGGAACAACTAAATGGTATGTTAGCAGTATAAGAAAAATGTTAACCAATGAAAAGTATAAAGGAGATGCCATTCTTCAAAAAACCTATACAGTAGATTTTCTTACAAAGAAAAGGGTAGAAAATAAAGGTGAAGTACCAATGTATTATGTAGAAGAAAGCCATCCAGCCATTATAGATAAAGAAATGTGGGAAGCAGTACAGCTAGAGATGGAGAGAAGAAAAAACTATGTAGAAAGGTACGGATTAACCAAGATAGATTATTCTTGTAAGGAGAACCCTTTTTCGGGAAAAGTTATTTGTGGATGCTGTGGTAGTATCTTTGGGAGAAAAGTATGGAACTCAACAGATGAAAGGCTAAGGCGATATATTTGGAGATGTAATAGGAAGTATGAGATTAAGGGCAAAAAGATTTGTGAGAATAAACATATAGACGATAAGGTTTTGTATGAAGTATTTATAAATACATTTAATATGATGTTAGAGAATAAAGATTATTTTATAAAGAAGTGGGAAGAGCATTTGGATAGTGATGATTTGCTAAAGAAGTATAAGGCAAAACAGTTTATAAAGGTTATTGAAAAAGTAGAGTCGATAGAGAAGTTTAATACAGATTTGTTTAATATATTTATTGAGAAGATGGTTGTATTTGATGGAGGAAAAATAATGCTATCTTTGATAGATGGTATGGAAATAGAATGTGATATAAAAATAAGGTAG
- a CDS encoding recombinase family protein: MRVRIIEPTKKVENKKLKVCAYARVSTDNTKQGESLENQITYYERIITSNPKYEFVGIFADKGITGTTEKRPEFKRMLDLCREKKIDVIITKSISRFARNTVVMLQLVRELKDLGIEVRFEKENINTLSEDGEFMLTVLSSFAEEESRNVSENLRWSAKKKFQNGELIINTNRFLGYDKDKKGNLIINEAEAKVIQRIFTEYLSGKGVFTIAKGLNAEGIPTVSGARWYENTVLYILKNEKYKGDALLQKYYVPKHKKKKTYLNKGQLESYYIEDNHPAIVSKEIWGKVQEEIERRANEKSIERDTKKYLKRYPLTGMLYCSKCGATLQRRTWNSNLPSKKIVWQCRNYIKNGKNACDGTVIKDEEVNRLKIKEETIVEEVIKNGKKSYRYTSKNNQSKYSRETRTIEKENGSLLQGINRPTRTIIKL, translated from the coding sequence ATGCGTGTACGAATTATTGAACCAACTAAAAAGGTAGAAAATAAAAAACTAAAAGTCTGTGCTTATGCAAGAGTATCAACAGATAACACTAAGCAAGGTGAGTCATTAGAAAATCAAATCACTTACTATGAAAGGATTATCACCTCTAACCCAAAGTATGAGTTTGTCGGTATCTTTGCAGATAAGGGTATAACTGGAACAACAGAGAAGAGACCAGAATTTAAAAGAATGCTAGACCTTTGTAGAGAGAAAAAAATAGATGTAATCATTACAAAGTCTATTTCAAGATTTGCTAGAAATACAGTAGTGATGTTACAACTGGTAAGAGAATTAAAAGATTTAGGCATAGAAGTAAGATTTGAAAAAGAGAATATCAATACATTATCAGAGGACGGTGAGTTTATGCTTACGGTCCTCTCTTCTTTTGCAGAAGAAGAAAGTAGAAATGTCAGTGAAAATCTTAGATGGAGCGCTAAAAAGAAGTTCCAAAATGGAGAACTGATAATTAATACAAATAGATTCCTTGGTTATGATAAGGATAAAAAAGGTAATCTGATAATTAATGAAGCAGAAGCAAAAGTGATTCAAAGGATTTTCACAGAGTACCTAAGTGGCAAAGGGGTATTTACCATAGCCAAAGGATTAAATGCAGAGGGTATACCTACAGTTTCAGGGGCAAGGTGGTATGAAAACACAGTCTTATACATCCTTAAGAATGAAAAATACAAAGGGGACGCCTTACTTCAAAAGTATTATGTGCCGAAGCATAAGAAGAAAAAAACGTATCTTAATAAAGGTCAGTTAGAAAGCTATTATATAGAAGATAACCATCCTGCCATAGTATCAAAAGAAATATGGGGTAAGGTACAAGAAGAAATAGAAAGAAGAGCAAATGAAAAAAGCATTGAAAGGGATACAAAGAAATATCTAAAAAGGTATCCCCTTACAGGAATGTTATATTGTAGCAAGTGCGGGGCAACCTTACAAAGAAGAACTTGGAACAGTAATCTACCAAGTAAAAAGATTGTGTGGCAATGTAGGAATTATATCAAAAATGGAAAAAATGCCTGTGATGGAACGGTTATTAAAGATGAAGAGGTTAACAGGCTTAAGATAAAAGAAGAAACCATTGTTGAGGAGGTTATTAAGAATGGCAAAAAAAGTTACCGTTATACCAGCAAGAACAACCAATCAAAGTACAGCAGAGAAACTAGAACCATTGAAAAAGAGAATGGCAGCTTATTGCAGGGTATCAACAGACCAACTAGAACAATTATCAAGTTATGA
- a CDS encoding phage/plasmid primase, P4 family encodes MKLNIPEILKKEKRFVCHDEFKRPINPLTGKYAKVTDSNTWASYEEAKSGVSKFGVVGIGFVLGEGYVGVDIDTCIDSKNGQVSEEAKEIIATLNSYTEISMSGMGLHTIIKAEDVKLPFNKRKMKPNGIMRPDIDATTGKQKLDKEGNPKYKHPEIEIYNKSRYFVLTGNVYGDYNQVNERSEALKKIINKYNISAPRDVDICTPTVIPMETSIKQALNLDSVFNAYWYGTRPNKDESADDLALMGKLLYWCNADVDLAIKYFMASPYTKQKDKSHLKKLDRKDYLLRTAKAAMPITTAAIDHQKWMKKKDYGIVQNSKATVNIQERLIELQPHIKYSYDDRGNGDLFADIYKDVARFNTTVNDWYIYNGKLWQRDTGAMMVSRLAKQLKDELLVFSISIENESQKTAYQKHIMKLGSRTARDTMLKDARDKYNISNEDLDKNTDLLNCQNGTLNLKTLEFREHHSKDLLSRITNVEYQPTAKSELWDRFINEVMLGDKAKIEYLKKAIGYSLTADTSLETCFILYGSQTRNGKSTLVETIMHLLGGSGGYALQMKPESLAQKHNVDSRQASGDIARLSGARFLNVSEPPKKMIFDAALLKTLLGRDSIVARHLHEREFEFIPVFKLFMNTNYLPIIQDDTLFSSGRINVITFDRHFSEKEQDKTLKNRLRENENLSGILNWCLEGLKAFYIDGLAPTNAIIDATAEYRSESDKLGKFVTECLEEANENITASSAYNVYEHWCRACGYGCENRGNFYAELRSKNLMSKTGTVDGKTKQRVIKGYKFTDEWQPLFRD; translated from the coding sequence ATGAAACTGAATATACCAGAAATATTAAAAAAAGAGAAAAGATTCGTATGTCACGATGAATTTAAAAGGCCCATTAATCCATTAACAGGAAAATACGCTAAAGTCACAGATAGTAATACCTGGGCTAGTTATGAAGAAGCAAAGTCTGGTGTTAGTAAATTTGGTGTAGTGGGTATTGGATTTGTACTAGGAGAAGGATATGTGGGCGTAGATATAGATACTTGTATTGATAGCAAAAATGGTCAGGTGTCAGAAGAAGCAAAAGAAATTATTGCTACATTAAATAGCTATACTGAAATTTCTATGAGTGGTATGGGACTTCACACCATTATAAAAGCAGAAGATGTAAAGTTGCCCTTTAATAAGAGGAAAATGAAACCTAATGGTATTATGCGTCCAGATATAGATGCTACAACTGGCAAGCAAAAGTTAGATAAAGAGGGCAATCCAAAATACAAGCACCCTGAAATAGAGATTTATAATAAGAGCAGATACTTTGTTTTAACAGGTAATGTTTATGGGGATTACAATCAAGTCAATGAAAGAAGTGAAGCACTAAAAAAGATTATTAATAAATATAATATCTCTGCTCCTAGAGATGTAGATATATGTACTCCCACAGTAATTCCAATGGAAACTTCTATTAAACAAGCTTTAAATCTTGATTCTGTCTTTAATGCCTATTGGTATGGGACAAGACCAAATAAGGATGAAAGTGCAGATGATTTAGCCCTTATGGGTAAACTTCTTTACTGGTGTAATGCAGATGTGGACCTAGCTATTAAATATTTTATGGCATCTCCATATACAAAGCAAAAAGATAAGAGCCATTTAAAAAAGCTAGATAGAAAAGATTATCTTCTAAGAACAGCAAAAGCAGCTATGCCAATAACCACAGCTGCAATAGATCATCAAAAGTGGATGAAGAAGAAAGACTATGGGATTGTACAGAATTCAAAAGCTACTGTAAATATACAAGAAAGGCTTATAGAATTACAACCACATATAAAATACAGCTATGACGATAGGGGAAACGGAGATTTATTTGCAGACATTTATAAAGATGTAGCAAGGTTTAATACAACGGTAAATGATTGGTATATTTATAACGGTAAGCTGTGGCAAAGAGATACAGGTGCTATGATGGTATCTAGACTGGCAAAACAGCTAAAGGATGAACTATTGGTCTTTAGCATATCCATTGAAAATGAAAGTCAAAAGACAGCTTACCAAAAGCATATTATGAAGCTAGGCTCTAGAACAGCTAGAGATACAATGCTTAAGGATGCTAGAGATAAGTATAATATATCCAATGAAGACTTGGATAAGAATACGGATCTTCTTAACTGCCAAAATGGTACACTGAACCTTAAAACCTTAGAATTTAGAGAACACCATTCAAAGGACTTACTGAGTAGAATAACAAATGTAGAATATCAACCTACTGCAAAAAGTGAACTTTGGGATAGGTTTATAAATGAAGTTATGCTAGGAGATAAAGCTAAAATAGAATATCTTAAAAAGGCTATTGGCTATAGTCTTACAGCTGATACTTCCCTAGAAACTTGCTTTATTCTTTACGGTTCTCAAACTAGGAATGGAAAGAGCACCTTAGTCGAAACCATAATGCATTTATTAGGAGGCAGTGGGGGTTATGCCTTACAAATGAAACCAGAGAGTCTTGCACAAAAGCATAATGTGGATAGTAGACAAGCCAGTGGTGATATAGCAAGACTTTCTGGGGCAAGGTTTTTAAATGTCTCAGAGCCACCTAAGAAAATGATCTTTGATGCTGCCCTGCTTAAAACCTTACTTGGTAGAGATAGTATTGTAGCAAGGCACTTACACGAAAGGGAGTTTGAATTTATTCCGGTATTCAAGCTATTTATGAATACAAACTATCTACCTATTATCCAAGACGATACTCTGTTTTCTAGTGGAAGAATAAATGTCATAACCTTTGATAGGCATTTTTCAGAGAAGGAGCAAGATAAGACCTTAAAAAATAGGTTAAGAGAAAATGAAAATCTAAGTGGCATATTGAATTGGTGTCTTGAAGGCCTAAAAGCCTTTTATATAGACGGGCTAGCGCCTACCAATGCAATCATTGATGCCACAGCAGAGTATAGATCAGAAAGTGATAAACTTGGAAAGTTTGTAACTGAATGCTTAGAAGAAGCTAATGAAAATATCACTGCCAGTAGTGCCTATAATGTTTATGAACATTGGTGTAGAGCTTGTGGATATGGTTGTGAGAACAGAGGGAACTTTTATGCAGAACTTAGAAGTAAAAATCTAATGAGTAAAACAGGAACAGTAGACGGAAAAACAAAACAAAGAGTTATTAAAGGCTATAAATTTACAGATGAATGGCAACCGTTATTTAGAGATTAG
- a CDS encoding McrC family protein, giving the protein MSGLTINIREWDELLPVKGSSLYQYFLEDEASRQIVSVLNEKGILNIIELKEGIKISSNSYVGKIKIGDIQINIRPKIEGMPLYKLLKYAYGLRDLNIFDEAIYDVDSFPFQDLLIYQLYAEAEDLIYRGLNKKYVRQEEDLGTPKGRINIGKLATRNHIPSATLPCSYYDRSEDNLFNRVLLAGLQLAIYLTEDLSLRIQLSRLCKTLEDNVKQIDLNRGILLKTLKSVDRLSDRYNSALELINILYESQGIQLEDGRAYMKLNGFFFDMNMFFQSLLSKLMGEYLLGFTIRDEFTLQEMFAYTPGFNPQRRYAPKPRPDFAVMNGVKVIRLLDAKYRDLWETKLPREMLYQLSIYAVSGIGNSTAKIIYPSMTSGAKLQKININNPATGDKLAEVMLQPLHMVELAQMMGLRKNDKTKLQEYITQIVFSN; this is encoded by the coding sequence ATGAGTGGTTTAACAATCAATATTAGAGAGTGGGATGAATTACTACCTGTTAAGGGAAGCTCTTTATATCAGTATTTTCTGGAAGATGAGGCATCAAGACAAATAGTTTCTGTTTTAAATGAAAAAGGAATATTGAATATAATTGAGCTCAAAGAAGGGATTAAGATTTCTTCAAATTCATATGTTGGTAAAATTAAAATTGGGGATATACAAATTAATATTCGACCCAAAATTGAGGGAATGCCACTCTACAAGTTACTAAAGTATGCTTACGGACTTAGAGACTTAAATATTTTTGATGAAGCTATTTACGATGTGGATTCTTTTCCTTTTCAAGATTTATTAATTTATCAGCTGTACGCAGAAGCTGAAGATCTAATATACAGAGGGCTCAATAAAAAATATGTAAGGCAAGAAGAGGACTTAGGAACACCAAAAGGAAGAATTAACATTGGAAAACTGGCTACTAGAAATCACATACCCTCTGCTACATTGCCATGCAGTTATTATGATAGAAGTGAAGATAATTTGTTCAACAGAGTCCTTTTAGCAGGTTTGCAATTAGCTATTTACTTAACAGAAGATTTGAGTCTGAGAATTCAATTGAGTAGATTGTGTAAAACATTAGAGGATAATGTTAAGCAGATTGATCTCAATAGAGGGATTTTGCTTAAAACTTTAAAAAGCGTAGATCGCTTGAGTGACCGATATAATTCTGCATTAGAACTAATCAACATACTCTATGAATCACAAGGAATTCAACTTGAGGATGGAAGAGCGTATATGAAATTGAATGGATTTTTCTTTGATATGAATATGTTTTTTCAATCCTTACTTTCAAAGCTAATGGGAGAGTATTTACTTGGATTTACAATTCGTGATGAGTTCACCCTTCAAGAAATGTTTGCATATACCCCAGGATTTAATCCCCAGAGAAGGTATGCCCCTAAACCTAGACCAGATTTTGCTGTTATGAACGGTGTTAAAGTCATTCGTTTGCTTGATGCAAAATATAGAGACTTGTGGGAAACAAAGCTACCGAGAGAAATGCTATATCAGTTATCAATTTATGCAGTAAGTGGTATTGGAAACAGCACTGCAAAGATTATTTATCCTTCTATGACCTCGGGAGCAAAACTCCAAAAGATTAATATCAATAATCCTGCAACAGGAGACAAGCTGGCTGAAGTTATGTTACAACCTTTACACATGGTAGAATTGGCACAAATGATGGGTTTGCGTAAAAATGACAAGACAAAACTTCAAGAATATATAACCCAAATTGTATTTAGCAACTAA